Part of the Hyalangium ruber genome, GCTGAGGGCCACGAGGACAAGGATGCGTAGGGAATTCTTCATCACACTCTGTCCTAACCCGTGCCCCCGAGCCCTGACAACCCGGGGTGAGCCCTAACGGCCCCATGCCCGCCTGCTCCAGGTTGCGCCCCCCCACTTTTCAGGCATGGTGCGACCATGGAGCCTGTTGAAACCCCCGTGAAGCCCACCTCGACCGACACCGCCCCGGCCCCCGTGGCCGCCGCCAAGCCCTCCTTGAAGGAGCGCTTCAAGAGCCTGCTGGTGGAGTATGGGCAGGTGGCCATCATCATCTACTTCGTCATCTTCGGCCTGTGCATCGCGGGGTTCGCGGTGGCCATCCCCCTGGGGTTCAAGGTGGAGGGCGCCAGCGATACCACCAACTTCTTCGCCATCCTGGGAGCCTCGTGGGTGGCGACGAAGGTGCTCCAGCCGCTGCGCATCCTGGCCACGCTGGCGCTCACCCCCGTCATCGGGCGGTTCGTCATGAAGCGCCCCAAGCCCCAGGACTGAGCCCGGGGCCCGGAGCGGCCCTCACTGGTTGGGGACGAGGAAGTCCTTGATGACGCCCATGTGCTGCATGTTGGTGGCGGAGCTGTCGCCCGACTGCACCGGGGAGATCTCCGACAGCGGCGTGTAGACGCGGCTGTCGAGCACCAGCCCACCGGAGAAGGTACTCGAGCCGATCACCGTGGGGATCTGGTACTGGCGCAGGTCGCCATCCACCAGCACGTGGTCATACGGCTTGCCCCGGCTGGCGTTGGTGTTGCCGTTGCCGTTCTTGTCCGCCGGGTACGGAGTGCCGGTCGCCACCACGCTGGAGAAGGTGGAGAAGCACGGCTCCGAGCGGTTATCGGTGTTGAGGTCTCCGCCGATGACCAGGTAGTCGCCCTGGGGCACGTTCTGGTTGATGTACCCCACGAGCTGGCTCGCCTCGGAGTTCCGGGTGGGGGAGTCTCGGGTCAGCAGGTGGACGCTGATGGCCCACAGGTCCTTCGGCCCGGGGATGTCGATGCGCGCCCAGGCGAACTCCCGGTTGGGAGACTGCGTATCCTCCCACTTGCCCGAGGCGAGGATGGGCCAGCGGCTGATGATGCCGTTGGGGATCTGCGCGCCGGGCTCCTGGTAGTAATGGAAGGAGGCGCCGAAGGAGTTGGTCACATAGCCACGCATGGCCGCGGCGCTCTTGTCCCCGTAGTTGAACTCCTGGATGAGGATGACGTCCGGGTTCACGCCCTGCATCAGCCGGGTGCCGTGGCCCGGGTCATAGGACTGCTGGTTCCCGCTGGTGAGGTTGGAGGCCATGATGCGGATGCGCGTGGAGCCCGCATCCGGCGTTCCGGCGTCGATGGGACCCGCATCCGGAGAGCCCGCGTCCGGCGTCCCGGAGTCCGGCGTTCCGGCGTCGATGGGGCCTGCGTCCGGAGAGCCCGCGTCGATGGGACCCGCATCCGGAGAACCGGCGTCGATGGGGCCCGCATCCGGAGAGCCCGCGTCGGTGGGACCCGCGTCAGGCGTTCCGGCGTCGGTGGGGCCCGCATCCGGGCGCGTCCCGCCGTCGGTGCCCGCGTCACTCGGGAAGCCACCATCGGTGGGGTTGGTGCCTGCATCGGTGGGGTTGGTGCCCGCATCGGTGGGGTTGGTGCCCGCATCGGTGGGATTGGTGCCCGCATCGGTGGGGTTGGTGCCCGCATCGGTGGGATTGGTGCCCGCATCGGTGGGGTTGGTGCCGCCATCCGAACCGCTGCCCCCGTCACCAACCGAGGAGCCCCCGTCGCTCCCGGCATCCGACTGCTCGCAGACTTCGCGCGGCAGGCAGTACCCACCCGTGCCGCCGTCCTCGCCGCCTCCGCAGCACAGCTGCGACGGGTCCTGACACCCAGCCACGGCGTCGCAGGGATTCACACACAGGGAGCGCTCATAGAGCTCCACGTACAAACAGGTCTGCCCCGGAGCGCAGGCGCCAGCGTCCTGCTCGTCGCAGAAGACCCAGCTGCCACCGTCGGGCGGCGGCGGCGGCACCGGCTTGTCATCAGGTCCGCAGGCTTGCAGACCCAGCATCAACACCAGGCCCGCCCCCAGGAGGCCAAAGAGTGTCTTCCTCATCGAACGACCAATCCCTTGCTGCCGGAGGAGCGGGCTGTCAGTCAGCGCCGGCACACGGACGACCGGGCGATTATACGAAAGTTCAGCTCCCAACGCTTGGACCTTTGAGGGTGGTTTCGGGGTTGCCTGCCTCCTGAGACGGGCCGTGAAGGAGGGTGACGCCTCGCGGGAGGGCA contains:
- a CDS encoding endonuclease/exonuclease/phosphatase family protein, giving the protein MRKTLFGLLGAGLVLMLGLQACGPDDKPVPPPPPDGGSWVFCDEQDAGACAPGQTCLYVELYERSLCVNPCDAVAGCQDPSQLCCGGGEDGGTGGYCLPREVCEQSDAGSDGGSSVGDGGSGSDGGTNPTDAGTNPTDAGTNPTDAGTNPTDAGTNPTDAGTNPTDAGTNPTDGGFPSDAGTDGGTRPDAGPTDAGTPDAGPTDAGSPDAGPIDAGSPDAGPIDAGSPDAGPIDAGTPDSGTPDAGSPDAGPIDAGTPDAGSTRIRIMASNLTSGNQQSYDPGHGTRLMQGVNPDVILIQEFNYGDKSAAAMRGYVTNSFGASFHYYQEPGAQIPNGIISRWPILASGKWEDTQSPNREFAWARIDIPGPKDLWAISVHLLTRDSPTRNSEASQLVGYINQNVPQGDYLVIGGDLNTDNRSEPCFSTFSSVVATGTPYPADKNGNGNTNASRGKPYDHVLVDGDLRQYQIPTVIGSSTFSGGLVLDSRVYTPLSEISPVQSGDSSATNMQHMGVIKDFLVPNQ